Proteins found in one Streptomyces sp. NBC_00461 genomic segment:
- a CDS encoding DUF1326 domain-containing protein, whose product MAEQTSSSPPWRVVGDWFDACKCAIPCPCTFAQPPSEGDCEGVLAWHIREGRFGEVRLDDLNVLMLASFTGNVWTGEHTDPYAAVFVDERADDQQRAALGAIFGGEAGGWPQQFVEVFGPEMRGMDVAPITVEVDEDLGSWRAEIPGRVTARAEALTGPTTPDGARVQVHNAPGAEVGPGQIATWGRATTDQADAFGFNWSRSGKSSKYFPFDWSGPD is encoded by the coding sequence ATGGCTGAGCAGACCAGCAGCAGCCCGCCCTGGCGTGTGGTCGGTGACTGGTTCGACGCCTGCAAGTGCGCCATACCGTGCCCGTGCACATTCGCCCAGCCCCCGTCCGAGGGCGATTGCGAGGGCGTGCTCGCCTGGCACATCCGTGAGGGACGGTTCGGGGAGGTCCGGCTCGACGATCTGAATGTCCTGATGCTCGCGTCGTTCACCGGAAACGTGTGGACCGGCGAGCACACCGACCCGTATGCCGCTGTCTTTGTTGACGAGCGGGCCGATGACCAGCAGCGCGCCGCACTCGGCGCGATCTTCGGTGGGGAGGCCGGCGGCTGGCCGCAGCAGTTCGTCGAGGTGTTCGGACCCGAGATGCGTGGCATGGACGTCGCTCCCATCACCGTCGAGGTCGACGAGGACCTGGGGTCGTGGCGTGCCGAGATCCCCGGCCGGGTCACCGCCCGTGCCGAAGCCCTCACCGGTCCCACCACGCCTGACGGGGCGCGGGTCCAGGTCCACAACGCCCCCGGTGCCGAGGTCGGCCCGGGGCAGATTGCCACCTGGGGCCGGGCCACCACCGACCAGGCCGACGCCTTCGGCTTCAACTGGAGCCGCAGCGGCAAGTCCAGCAAGTACTTCCCCTTCGACTGGAGCGGCCCCGACTGA
- a CDS encoding winged helix-turn-helix transcriptional regulator, whose translation MTTLNRPGTPDGHVCGIDTAMEVIGGKWKVLILWALHERPHRRFGELRRLLPGITEKVLASHLRELEADGVVHRVSYDEVPPRVEYSLTEDGIRLNDALQPLAAWGRERPTLRRGAEKSG comes from the coding sequence ATGACGACGCTGAACCGCCCGGGCACACCAGACGGACACGTCTGCGGGATCGACACCGCGATGGAGGTGATCGGCGGCAAGTGGAAGGTGCTGATCCTCTGGGCGCTCCACGAGCGTCCCCACCGTCGCTTCGGCGAGCTGCGTCGACTGCTTCCGGGGATCACCGAGAAGGTGCTGGCCTCTCACCTACGTGAGCTGGAGGCGGACGGCGTCGTGCACCGCGTCTCCTACGACGAGGTGCCGCCCCGCGTCGAGTACTCGCTGACCGAGGACGGCATACGCCTCAACGACGCACTACAGCCGCTGGCCGCCTGGGGCCGCGAGCGGCCGACCCTTCGACGGGGAGCGGAGAAGTCGGGCTAG
- a CDS encoding YciI family protein — MLIFRGGAVSRHDLSPSELQAHVEKWYRWSDELARQGRRNTGTALDNPGAAVRGHERVVTDGPYAESKDLVTGSMIIEAASLEDAIDVARACPTYEFGGSVEVRPIQDPRI, encoded by the coding sequence ATGTTGATCTTTCGTGGAGGCGCTGTCTCGCGGCACGACCTGTCGCCTTCGGAACTTCAGGCCCACGTCGAGAAGTGGTATCGCTGGTCCGATGAGCTGGCCCGACAGGGTCGGCGCAACACCGGGACCGCGCTCGACAACCCGGGCGCCGCGGTCCGGGGTCATGAACGCGTGGTCACCGACGGCCCTTACGCGGAGTCGAAGGATCTGGTGACCGGCAGCATGATCATTGAGGCCGCCTCCCTGGAAGACGCCATCGACGTGGCGCGCGCATGCCCGACATACGAGTTCGGCGGCTCCGTCGAGGTGCGGCCGATCCAGGACCCTCGGATCTGA
- a CDS encoding RNA polymerase sigma factor codes for MSSAELVENLFRKEYAHLVSALTRVLGPSNIPLAEDVVHDALVSAMHAWRFGLPQDPKAWLIRAAHNRAIDIIRREQRHRSFLPELATMTSLTSTIEAALAPAAESAGQLAMMFAVCDPSLNRETHVTLILRWLCGLSPKEIGQAFLVDTQTIDRRLHRGRGRLRQLGRLPDVDSLPDVDNRRDSVLRSLYLLFNEGYHGSNPHDPVRPFLCEDALRLTELLLDAKATAQPDVHALAALFCFDAARLPTRLDEHGVFVPLEDQDRSRWDRARIQRGLMHLARSAAGDHMSHWHLEAGIACEHAIAPSIRETDWDRIVGFYQVLAQQTRSPVVALNRGLAVAERDGIDAGRRELIALAGEPKLSRYPFYWAARADLERRAGCHTAAREYYSRAIALSRSAAERVSFERRVESLEIS; via the coding sequence GTGTCGTCTGCGGAGCTGGTCGAGAACCTGTTCCGGAAGGAGTACGCGCACCTGGTCAGCGCGCTGACCCGCGTCCTGGGTCCGTCCAACATCCCGCTCGCCGAGGATGTCGTCCACGATGCGCTGGTCAGCGCCATGCACGCCTGGCGTTTCGGATTGCCGCAGGACCCGAAGGCGTGGCTCATCCGGGCCGCCCACAACCGGGCGATCGACATCATCCGCCGCGAACAGCGCCACCGCTCGTTCCTGCCCGAACTGGCGACAATGACGTCGCTGACCAGCACGATCGAGGCGGCACTGGCTCCCGCCGCCGAGAGCGCCGGCCAGCTGGCGATGATGTTCGCGGTGTGCGACCCCAGTCTGAACCGCGAGACGCACGTGACCCTGATCCTGCGGTGGCTGTGTGGTCTGTCGCCCAAGGAGATCGGTCAGGCGTTCCTGGTCGACACCCAGACCATCGACCGACGGCTGCACCGGGGTCGCGGGCGGCTGCGTCAGCTGGGCCGGTTGCCCGACGTGGACAGCTTGCCTGACGTCGACAACCGGCGGGACTCCGTCCTGCGATCGCTCTATCTGCTGTTCAACGAGGGCTACCACGGCAGCAACCCGCACGACCCAGTACGTCCGTTCCTGTGCGAGGACGCGCTGCGTCTGACCGAGCTGCTGCTGGACGCCAAGGCGACGGCGCAACCGGACGTACACGCCCTGGCCGCCTTATTCTGCTTCGACGCCGCCCGCCTGCCGACGCGCCTGGATGAGCACGGTGTGTTCGTGCCCCTCGAGGACCAGGACCGGAGCCGCTGGGACCGGGCGCGCATCCAGCGCGGTCTGATGCACCTGGCCCGTTCGGCCGCCGGGGATCACATGTCTCACTGGCATCTGGAGGCCGGCATCGCCTGCGAGCACGCGATTGCGCCCTCGATCCGGGAGACCGACTGGGACCGGATCGTCGGCTTCTATCAGGTGCTCGCCCAGCAGACGCGGAGCCCGGTCGTGGCGCTGAACCGCGGGCTGGCCGTGGCCGAGCGGGACGGCATCGATGCCGGCCGCCGTGAGCTGATCGCCTTGGCCGGGGAGCCGAAGCTGTCCCGGTATCCCTTCTACTGGGCGGCCCGGGCTGACCTGGAGCGGCGGGCCGGCTGCCACACCGCGGCCCGGGAGTACTACTCGCGCGCCATTGCGCTGTCCCGGAGCGCGGCCGAGCGCGTGTCCTTCGAGCGGCGGGTCGAAAGCCTGGAAATCTCCTAA
- a CDS encoding DUF2182 domain-containing protein, whose protein sequence is MPHLRLAPPEPTRPGVLLPRRDLALGWILLTLIAALAWVLTAAQARDMGMEPGTMGLALPLFLLLWVVMMAAMMLPSLAPVALTWVQTINRSTAGRIRALRLTEFVGGYLLAWAGFGLLVYGALAATGHLVDDHPEAGRWIGAGVFLLAGVQQFGPLKRVCLRHCRSPMFQLLRYARFRPWAKDLRVGAHHGLYCVGCCWGLMIVLIPLGVMNVAAMAGLAAVIFLEKLWRGGPWLSWAVGVVFLVLAVLAPYHEWLLPGLQMSGPSMDQMLDPVS, encoded by the coding sequence ATGCCGCATCTCCGGCTCGCTCCACCGGAGCCCACCCGCCCGGGAGTCCTCCTGCCGAGGCGCGATCTGGCCCTCGGCTGGATTCTCCTGACTTTGATCGCCGCTTTGGCGTGGGTGCTCACGGCCGCACAGGCCCGCGACATGGGGATGGAGCCGGGCACCATGGGCCTGGCGCTCCCGCTGTTCCTCCTCCTGTGGGTGGTCATGATGGCGGCGATGATGCTGCCGTCACTGGCACCGGTGGCTCTCACCTGGGTCCAGACGATCAACCGCAGCACCGCGGGCCGCATCCGTGCGCTGCGCCTCACGGAGTTCGTCGGCGGCTATCTGCTGGCCTGGGCCGGGTTCGGATTGCTCGTGTACGGGGCCCTGGCGGCGACCGGGCACCTGGTCGACGATCACCCCGAGGCGGGGCGCTGGATCGGTGCGGGCGTGTTCCTGCTCGCGGGAGTTCAGCAGTTCGGGCCACTGAAGCGGGTCTGTCTGCGGCACTGCCGCAGTCCGATGTTCCAGCTGCTGCGGTACGCGCGATTCCGACCCTGGGCGAAGGACCTGCGAGTGGGCGCTCACCACGGGCTCTACTGCGTCGGCTGCTGCTGGGGGCTGATGATCGTCCTGATCCCGCTCGGCGTGATGAACGTGGCGGCGATGGCGGGTCTGGCGGCGGTGATCTTCCTGGAGAAGCTGTGGCGGGGCGGTCCCTGGCTCAGCTGGGCGGTGGGCGTCGTGTTCCTGGTACTGGCCGTGCTGGCCCCGTACCATGAATGGCTGCTGCCGGGCCTGCAGATGTCGGGTCCGTCGATGGACCAGATGCTGGATCCGGTGTCCTGA
- a CDS encoding permease, which produces MDAIGHALSIAGSMTWEVTWALILGFTLSAVVQAVVRRSTVVELLGDDRPRTLTLSAGLGAASSSCSYAAVALARSLFRKGANFTAAMAFEIASTNLVIELGIIMALLMGWQFTAAEFVGGPVMIVVLAVLFRLFLRERLLSRAREQAEQGLSGSMEGHAAMDMSVQGEGSFARRLFSRDGFTSVAHIFVMEWAAILRDLVAGLLIAGAIAAWVPDDFWRTFFLEGHPLAAKLVGPLVGPLVAIATFVCSIGNVPLAVVLWKGGISFGGVIAFIYADLLILPILNIYRKYYGARMAAFLLVTFFAAMTVAGYVVEFSFGGLGLIPDQADATIPEEGITWNYTTWLNITFLLLAAALLARFWRTGGSSMLRMMGGSPDHADHEHGHARMQNGHHH; this is translated from the coding sequence GTGGATGCGATCGGCCACGCGTTGTCCATCGCCGGGTCGATGACCTGGGAGGTCACCTGGGCACTGATCCTCGGCTTCACACTGTCCGCCGTGGTGCAGGCGGTGGTGCGCCGCTCGACGGTCGTAGAGCTGCTCGGCGACGACCGCCCGCGCACCCTGACCCTGTCCGCCGGGCTCGGCGCGGCCTCCTCGTCCTGCTCGTACGCGGCAGTGGCGCTGGCCCGCTCGCTGTTCCGCAAGGGCGCGAACTTCACCGCGGCGATGGCCTTCGAGATCGCCTCCACCAACCTGGTCATCGAACTCGGCATCATCATGGCCCTGTTGATGGGCTGGCAGTTCACCGCGGCCGAGTTCGTCGGCGGGCCGGTCATGATCGTCGTGCTCGCCGTGCTGTTCCGGCTCTTCCTGCGCGAGCGGCTGCTGAGCCGAGCGCGTGAGCAGGCAGAGCAGGGGCTGTCCGGCTCCATGGAGGGCCACGCGGCGATGGACATGTCGGTGCAGGGCGAGGGGAGTTTCGCGCGCAGGCTGTTCTCCCGGGACGGGTTCACGTCCGTGGCGCACATCTTCGTCATGGAGTGGGCGGCGATCCTGCGCGACCTGGTGGCCGGGCTGCTGATCGCGGGTGCGATCGCCGCCTGGGTGCCGGACGACTTCTGGCGCACGTTCTTCCTGGAGGGCCATCCGCTCGCCGCCAAACTGGTCGGCCCGCTCGTCGGGCCGCTGGTGGCGATCGCGACCTTCGTGTGCTCGATCGGCAACGTGCCGCTTGCCGTGGTGCTGTGGAAGGGCGGCATCAGCTTCGGCGGTGTGATCGCCTTCATCTACGCCGACCTGCTTATCCTGCCGATCCTGAACATCTACCGGAAGTACTACGGCGCCCGGATGGCAGCGTTTTTGCTGGTCACCTTCTTCGCCGCGATGACCGTCGCCGGCTACGTCGTCGAGTTCTCCTTCGGCGGCCTGGGGCTGATTCCCGACCAGGCCGACGCCACGATCCCAGAAGAGGGGATTACTTGGAACTACACGACCTGGCTCAACATCACCTTCCTGCTGCTGGCCGCGGCGCTGCTCGCACGGTTCTGGCGCACCGGCGGATCGTCCATGCTGCGGATGATGGGCGGCTCGCCCGATCACGCTGACCACGAGCACGGCCACGCCCGTATGCAGAACGGACACCATCACTGA
- a CDS encoding helix-turn-helix transcriptional regulator produces MFVDHSKEAPGGDVSAVAVLDEPTRRRLYEHVVRQAAPVGRDEAAQALGLARQTAAFHLDRLADQGLLEVVYERRSGRSGPGAGRPAKLYRRSNREVSVSLPERRYGLAGRLLAQAVEESDATGEPVRTVLHRKAAELGEQLGAQGISLTDLLESHGFEPRGEGDAILLGNCPFHVLARDHTETVCSMNLHLLRGVLKALGESRLEACLAPAPGQCCVRLQSSA; encoded by the coding sequence GTGTTCGTGGACCACTCGAAGGAAGCACCTGGCGGTGACGTCTCCGCGGTCGCAGTCCTGGACGAGCCGACCCGCCGTCGGCTGTACGAGCACGTAGTGCGCCAGGCCGCCCCAGTGGGCCGCGACGAGGCGGCCCAGGCCCTCGGGCTGGCGCGGCAGACGGCGGCCTTCCATCTGGACCGGCTGGCCGATCAGGGGCTGCTCGAGGTGGTGTACGAGCGCCGCAGTGGACGTAGCGGCCCGGGGGCGGGCAGGCCCGCGAAGCTGTACCGGCGCTCGAACAGGGAGGTCAGCGTCAGCCTGCCCGAGCGGCGCTACGGGCTGGCAGGGCGGCTGCTGGCGCAGGCGGTCGAGGAGTCCGACGCCACAGGTGAGCCGGTCCGTACGGTGCTCCACCGCAAGGCGGCGGAACTGGGCGAGCAGCTGGGCGCGCAGGGAATCAGCCTGACGGACCTGCTGGAGAGCCACGGTTTTGAGCCACGTGGCGAAGGTGACGCGATCCTTCTGGGCAACTGTCCCTTCCACGTGCTGGCGCGGGATCACACCGAGACGGTGTGCAGCATGAACCTGCACTTGCTGCGCGGGGTGCTCAAGGCGCTGGGCGAGAGTCGACTCGAGGCGTGCCTGGCGCCGGCGCCCGGACAGTGCTGCGTCCGTCTGCAGTCGAGCGCCTGA
- a CDS encoding NAD(P)-dependent oxidoreductase: MAQNTVEKTPVTMLGLGAMGAALARTWLAAGHPLTVWNRTPARAAALATEGARVADTAAEAVAANTLIVLCLLDDTSVDEVLAGTDLADRDLVNLSTSTPAQARARAEWARERGARYLDGGIMAVPPMIGVSEAGGYVFYSGSRELFERHQETLSVPAGTTYVGEDAGFAALHDVALLSAMYGMFAGAAHAFALIRKEDIDPAALAPLLADWLIAMAPAVHQTADQLRSGDYTKGVVSNLAMQVAGTPTFVSTAEQQGVSPALLSPYFELMRRRLAEGSGEEDLTGVIDLLVN; this comes from the coding sequence ATGGCACAGAACACTGTTGAGAAGACTCCCGTCACGATGCTGGGTCTCGGCGCGATGGGCGCCGCGCTGGCCCGCACCTGGCTAGCCGCCGGCCACCCACTCACCGTCTGGAACCGCACCCCAGCCCGCGCCGCAGCGCTCGCCACCGAGGGTGCAAGGGTCGCGGACACCGCCGCTGAGGCGGTCGCGGCGAACACCCTGATCGTCCTTTGCCTGCTGGACGACACCTCGGTCGATGAGGTGCTGGCCGGCACCGACCTGGCCGACAGGGACCTGGTCAACCTGTCCACCAGCACCCCCGCCCAGGCCCGCGCCCGCGCCGAGTGGGCCCGCGAGCGCGGCGCCCGCTACCTGGACGGCGGGATCATGGCCGTCCCTCCGATGATCGGCGTCTCAGAAGCCGGCGGCTACGTCTTCTACAGCGGCTCACGGGAGCTGTTCGAGCGGCACCAGGAGACCTTGAGCGTTCCGGCCGGCACTACCTACGTCGGCGAGGACGCGGGCTTCGCGGCCCTGCATGACGTGGCCCTGCTCAGCGCCATGTACGGGATGTTCGCCGGCGCCGCACACGCCTTCGCCCTGATCCGCAAGGAGGACATTGACCCCGCGGCGCTCGCCCCGCTGCTCGCCGACTGGCTCATCGCGATGGCCCCGGCAGTTCACCAGACCGCCGACCAGCTGCGGAGCGGCGACTACACCAAGGGCGTCGTCTCCAACCTCGCCATGCAGGTGGCCGGCACGCCAACCTTCGTGAGCACCGCCGAGCAACAGGGTGTCAGCCCGGCACTGCTCAGCCCGTACTTCGAGCTGATGCGCCGCCGCCTGGCCGAGGGCAGCGGTGAGGAGGACCTAACGGGCGTGATCGACCTGCTGGTGAACTGA
- a CDS encoding DUF899 domain-containing protein, translating to MPEHKVGTQKEFEAARAELLAQEKELTRRGDELARKRRALPWVPVDKDYRFETEDGPKSLTDLFDGRSQLLVYHFMFGPPYEAGCTVCSSIADTLSPNVVHLKARDVTLICSSRAPIDKLLAYRDRMGWSFGWVSAGGSDFHRDLGFQYTEEELRPFLEGDIPPTVTQMAALSGTDVRSYVTEGPGLSAYALSDGTVYRTYVTTARGLEPAMAYYGLLDRAPLGRHEEGEETHWLRRHDEYGKT from the coding sequence ATGCCCGAGCACAAGGTCGGCACACAAAAGGAATTCGAGGCAGCCCGAGCCGAGCTGCTGGCGCAGGAGAAGGAACTCACGCGGCGTGGTGACGAGCTCGCGCGGAAGCGGCGGGCGCTTCCCTGGGTGCCGGTCGACAAGGACTACCGCTTCGAGACCGAGGACGGGCCCAAGTCGCTCACGGACCTCTTCGACGGGCGCTCACAGCTGCTCGTCTACCACTTCATGTTCGGCCCGCCCTACGAGGCAGGATGCACGGTCTGCTCCTCGATCGCGGACACCCTCTCTCCCAACGTGGTCCACCTCAAGGCCCGCGACGTGACGCTGATCTGCTCCTCGCGGGCGCCGATCGACAAGCTCCTCGCGTACCGGGACCGGATGGGCTGGAGCTTCGGCTGGGTCTCCGCGGGCGGCAGCGACTTCCACCGCGACCTCGGCTTCCAGTACACCGAGGAGGAGCTGCGGCCATTCCTGGAGGGCGACATCCCGCCGACCGTGACTCAGATGGCCGCGCTGTCCGGCACGGACGTACGCAGTTACGTCACCGAGGGGCCAGGGCTGAGCGCCTACGCGCTCTCGGACGGCACCGTGTACCGGACGTACGTCACCACCGCGCGCGGCCTCGAGCCCGCCATGGCCTACTACGGGCTCCTCGACCGCGCGCCGCTCGGCCGCCACGAGGAGGGCGAGGAGACCCACTGGCTGCGCCGCCACGACGAGTACGGCAAGACCTGA